The Prochlorococcus marinus str. MIT 9301 genome segment TTTCCAAACAATTGCATATTTTTCTTCCGTTTCTGCTGAGTTTAATAAACCACCAGTACTTCCTATATGCTTTGGAAATTGACCAACTAAAGTTTCAGTCATCCTTGATTTTGAGTTATTTATAATAAGAAATTAGCATTCATATTTTGCAAAATTCAAAATTTACAGGGAATTTTCTACATTATTTAATATATGGCAAATTTATTTCTCATTTATTTTGAATCTGAAATCGGGAAAAATACTGTCAAACCTGTGTCACGCCTTTTTGTGACATGCCCTCCTAAACTAGCTAACAACTTTTGAGTAGCATTTTGACTAAGTTGTAAACTACCTGTTTGAGGGTTCCAATTTAAAACAGGACCAATGTCAGAACCATTATCTTTTTTAAGAATTTCTTTTTGATTACTTTCTAATTTCTGTACTTTTAATTGAAGTTTAAGTTTTTGACCAGCTGGTCTTAATTCTAAAATTAATGTACTGCCTTCTTTTAATCCTCTAGTATTTTTATCAATTAATCCACTTAACATTAATTCCAATTTTTCAGAATCACTCAAAATTTGCGGAAGTTGATTAGGAATATCAATCTTTAAAGAAATCCCTCGTCTGTTTAATTGTTTATTCCATAATGGAGAAAGCTTGTTAAAAATTTCGGCTAAATTAATTTTTGCCAGGTTATTTAGTGACGGAACTTCATTACTCACTAATTCTGCTGCATTGAAGATTAAACCAAACCTATCAATTTGCTCATTACATTCATTATCTATTTGAATTAAACGATTTTTCATTGATTCATCCATCTTATATTTTTTTAAAGTAGAACTTATGAGGGTTCTTATTGTTGCTAAGGGCGTTCTTACTTCATGAGATATGGCGCGTAATAATTTTGCTTCAGTTATTTGAACATTTTTTTCATCATTTTTTACAGAATTCTGAATATTATGATTTGGCCCTATGTTTGCCAATTTTGCCGATAATATTGGCCAAAATAATTTTTCAAATTGATTATTTATATTAAGGTTTCCTAAATTATTGATTGCATTACGAAATTTTACTCCTTCCTCATAATTTTCTTGATTTAATTTTTCATGCATTAATTCAATTGAAAGTTTTAGACTTTCTTCATCACACTTCATTAATAAACTTTTCTTATCCTTTTCTCCCACAATTGACAATATGCATTGAAAATTTGGGGTGATTATCATCAAAAAAGGTTCATAACCATCTTCTTGACTAAGATTTAAAACTTTATAATTACTAACTAAATCGAAATCTTTTTTTATCTTATCTGAATTATTGACTGGTAAAAAACCTGCATTCTCATTTTGAAAGTATGGAAACCCCTCAGGAGACCAAAGCCATCCATGAAGTTGATTTAAGAATTTTTTTTCATTAAAAGCTGGCAAAGGCGAGGCGACCCAAATCCCCCCATCTTTATAATTCTGAGATAGAAAATCTTTTTGAATAACTTCTAAAGAAGCCCACCACATTCTTCTGGATATATCATCCTCTACATATATAGTCTGGACTCCTTTAATCAAAAGGTCTTGAAGTTTTTTTATAGTTATTTGTGATTTCATCAACTTCTTAGTGATCTAGAACGTTTCAATATAGATAAAGCAAATCCAATAGATATAAAATTAGTCACCAATGAGGTTCGACCATAGCTCATAAAAGGAAGGGGAATTCCAGTAACTGGTCCTAATCCAATAGTCATAAATACATTAATGATTATTTGAAATAAAAAAGTTGAGGCTATTCCAATAACAATTAGAGATTCATAGTTAGTCCTAGCAATTGTTGCAGTATTAATGAGTTTTTTAATTAAAAAAAAGAACAAAAATAAAACTATAACGCACCCCACAAAACCTAATTCTTCCCCTAAAGCACTGAATATAAAATCAGTATGTTGTTCAGGTATAAATTGCAAATTAGTCAGCTTACCTTGTAGTAAACCAGTCCCAAATAATCCTCCAGAACCAATTGCAATTTTACTCTGTATCAAATGATATCCTCCACCTAATGGATCTCTACTTGGATCTAAAAATAAAACTAATCTATCTTTTTGATATTCTTTTAAGCCATATTGCCACAAAATTGGTGTAAATTTTGCCACTAATAAATGGAACGAAATAGCGAGAGCAGAAGAAATAATTTTCTTTTTTGAA includes the following:
- a CDS encoding sensor histidine kinase gives rise to the protein MKSQITIKKLQDLLIKGVQTIYVEDDISRRMWWASLEVIQKDFLSQNYKDGGIWVASPLPAFNEKKFLNQLHGWLWSPEGFPYFQNENAGFLPVNNSDKIKKDFDLVSNYKVLNLSQEDGYEPFLMIITPNFQCILSIVGEKDKKSLLMKCDEESLKLSIELMHEKLNQENYEEGVKFRNAINNLGNLNINNQFEKLFWPILSAKLANIGPNHNIQNSVKNDEKNVQITEAKLLRAISHEVRTPLATIRTLISSTLKKYKMDESMKNRLIQIDNECNEQIDRFGLIFNAAELVSNEVPSLNNLAKINLAEIFNKLSPLWNKQLNRRGISLKIDIPNQLPQILSDSEKLELMLSGLIDKNTRGLKEGSTLILELRPAGQKLKLQLKVQKLESNQKEILKKDNGSDIGPVLNWNPQTGSLQLSQNATQKLLASLGGHVTKRRDTGLTVFFPISDSK